The Podospora pseudocomata strain CBS 415.72m chromosome 3, whole genome shotgun sequence genome window below encodes:
- a CDS encoding hypothetical protein (EggNog:ENOG503PC7D; COG:S) yields MTLLPRHPPHPNVLDIPTPPLQQAGLFIIFFFTAIAFVAFLLRLFSRHKTGQWGLDDAMVGCAMLFSLLMIGPFYMYIKLGYFGWRQEDVPPTYDPTPAFWWFFLAQLFYNPILAFVKASVLLFLLRLGGQKPGVRMVIYVLNTFNALQAIAIFLVALLQCLPIEANWDFALKADPNTRCIDNSFHVIASCLTLLTDILVVVIPFWIFLGLKMKKAAKVAVLGIFLLGLAVTIIGAVRLNGIIKLFYSTPDGKDPFHDVTVTLSVVEANIAIVSACAPALRPLFRMWMPVLFGGTTERYGNKYTPNSKLPYYADQSNTKGGNGTGMRADDVTLKSIKATRNRDGHTECRSASPSGSEEEIMTYNGIMRTTDVRVQYDGASGFAVSTGDKSRPSVDSKGVDFVVAVEEKRTV; encoded by the exons ATGaccctccttcctcgccacccaCCGCACCCCAACGTGCTTGAtatcccaacaccaccactacaACAAGCCGGTCTCTTCAttattttcttcttcacagCTATCGCCTTCGTTGCCTTCCTGCTCCGGCTCTTTTCCCGGCACAAAACTGGACAATGGGGTCTCGACGATGCTATGGTGGGCTGTGCCATGCTGTTCTCGCTCCTGATGATTGGGCCTTTCTATATGT ACATCAAACTCGGATACTTTGGCTGGAGACAAGAAGACGTCCCACCAACATATGATCCAACGCCGGCATTTTGGTGGTTCTTCCTAGCACAATTGTTTTACAACCCTATCTTGGCCTTCGTCAAGGCTTCGGTACTCCTGTTCCTGCTGAGACTCGGTGGTCAGAAGCCTGGCGTTAGAATGGTCATCTACGTCCTCAATACCTTCAACGCTCTGCAGGCTatcgccatcttcctggTTGCACTGCTCCAGTGCTTGCCGATCGAGGCCAACTGGGACTTCGCCCTGAAGGCTGACCCCAACACCCGGTGTATCGACAACAGCTTCCACGTCATTGCGTCCTGCTTGACACTGCTCACTGACATCTTGGTTGTTGTCATTCCATTTTGGATTTTCTTGGGCCtcaagatgaagaaggcggccAAGGTTGCTGTCTTGGGTATCTTCCTGCTCGGTCTTGC TGTCACCATTATCGGCGCGGTCCGACTcaacggcatcatcaagctcTTTTACAGCACGCCCGACGGCAAGGATCCATTCCACGACGTGACCGTCACCCTCTCTGTTGTCGAAGccaacatcgccatcgtGTCTGCCTGCGCGCCAGCCCTGCGACCGCTGTTCCGCATGTGGATGCCCGTCCTCTTCGGCGGCACCACCGAGCGCTACGGCAACAAGTACACACCCAACAGCAAGCTGCCTTACTACGCCGACCAGAGCAACACCAAGGGCGGCAACGGCACCGGCATGCGCGCGGACGACGTCACGCTCAAGAGCATCAAGGCGACGAGGAACCGCGACGGGCACACCGAGTGCCGGAGCGCCAGCCCGAGCgggagcgaggaggagatcatgACGTACAATGGCATTATGCGGACGACAGATGTCAGGGTACAGTACGACGGCGCGAGCGGGTTTGCGGTGTCAACAGGGGACAAGAGCAGGCCGAGTGTAGACTCCAAGGGGGTGGactttgttgttgctgttgaggagaagaggacAGTGTAA